A single genomic interval of uncultured Sphaerochaeta sp. harbors:
- a CDS encoding NAD(P)-dependent alcohol dehydrogenase, producing the protein MMKAAVLYGKKDLRLEKVPVPERKEHEVLVQILANGLCGSDIHFFTEGKLGPFVVDEPYIPGHEAVGKVVEGPGFSEGELVVIEPGIPCGKCEFCRSGRYNLCPDVVFLSAPPVNGTFAEYVAIDGSMLHRLPDGVSLEEGALVEPLSVGMQACNRAGLRPGSSVAIVGSGPIGLITMLVARSFGASKIFMIDVFDSRLEKAKELGADGVIHAGKDSTIEQITSLTHGRGVDVVFDTSGSSKGASSTPFLAKRGGVVVLVGWPEVSSFPFSMETVIEKELDVRGVNRYCNTFDPVLSLLASKALSVEGIISHRFPFDQVVEAFTFASEHRGEVYKVMIG; encoded by the coding sequence ATGATGAAGGCAGCAGTTCTCTATGGGAAAAAAGACTTACGTCTGGAAAAGGTTCCTGTACCAGAGCGGAAGGAACATGAGGTCCTGGTGCAAATCCTAGCCAATGGCCTTTGTGGGTCGGATATCCACTTCTTTACTGAGGGAAAACTTGGTCCCTTTGTGGTTGATGAGCCCTATATACCAGGTCACGAAGCGGTAGGAAAAGTGGTGGAAGGCCCTGGCTTCTCTGAAGGTGAGCTGGTGGTCATTGAACCAGGCATTCCCTGTGGGAAGTGTGAGTTCTGCCGTAGTGGACGGTATAACCTTTGCCCTGATGTCGTGTTTCTCTCTGCTCCTCCGGTCAATGGGACCTTTGCTGAGTATGTGGCTATTGATGGTTCCATGTTGCACCGACTTCCTGACGGGGTGTCGTTGGAAGAGGGTGCGTTGGTTGAGCCCTTGTCTGTCGGTATGCAGGCATGCAACCGGGCAGGTTTAAGGCCGGGCTCCTCTGTGGCCATTGTGGGGTCCGGCCCGATTGGGTTGATTACCATGCTGGTTGCCCGCTCTTTTGGGGCAAGTAAGATATTCATGATCGATGTGTTTGATTCCCGCCTAGAAAAAGCGAAGGAACTGGGAGCCGATGGTGTGATTCATGCAGGGAAGGACTCAACAATTGAACAGATTACTTCCTTAACCCATGGAAGAGGTGTTGATGTAGTGTTTGATACCTCCGGCTCCAGCAAGGGAGCCTCCTCCACACCGTTTTTAGCAAAGCGGGGTGGAGTGGTTGTCCTGGTCGGTTGGCCAGAGGTTTCCTCTTTTCCCTTCTCCATGGAGACAGTCATCGAGAAAGAGCTGGATGTCAGGGGAGTGAACCGATACTGTAATACTTTTGACCCAGTACTGTCTCTCTTGGCTTCCAAAGCTCTCTCTGTTGAAGGTATCATTTCTCACCGATTTCCCTTCGACCAGGTAGTGGAGGCATTTACCTTCGCATCCGAGCATCGGGGAGAGGTGTATAAGGTGATGATTGGATGA
- a CDS encoding carbohydrate ABC transporter permease, with the protein MRKHSRLSAGAWVMNIVVWVGGAFMLLPFIWMVSSSFKTTEEIFQPATFLPESLDGGNYARLFSSWPFSRWILNSLIVALFTTVLALVITSLAGYAFAKFRFKGRGKLFAVLLSSTMIPFPILVVPLFVVTSRLGMTNSLISLMLPFIAPPIGIFLMNQYASYVPNALLDSAKIDGAGDLRIFFQIALPIMVPALASLGIITFINSWNNFLWPLIAIRQELSMTLPIGMANMLTGVSAGSAPPYGPAMAASTLVCIPTVAIFLAVQKYYIRGLTAGAVKQ; encoded by the coding sequence ATGAGAAAACACAGTCGTCTTTCAGCCGGTGCCTGGGTGATGAATATTGTGGTATGGGTTGGTGGTGCATTTATGCTGCTTCCCTTTATCTGGATGGTCAGCTCGTCATTCAAGACAACCGAGGAGATTTTCCAGCCGGCAACGTTCCTGCCCGAAAGCCTTGATGGCGGCAACTATGCAAGGCTGTTTTCTTCTTGGCCATTTTCTCGCTGGATTCTCAACAGCTTGATCGTTGCCTTGTTTACCACCGTACTGGCATTGGTGATCACAAGTCTGGCAGGCTACGCGTTTGCAAAGTTTCGCTTCAAGGGACGGGGAAAGCTGTTTGCGGTACTGCTTTCCTCAACCATGATTCCTTTCCCCATTCTGGTGGTTCCCTTGTTCGTGGTTACCAGTAGGCTTGGAATGACCAATTCGCTCATTTCCTTGATGCTTCCCTTCATCGCTCCCCCCATTGGAATTTTTTTGATGAACCAGTATGCATCCTATGTTCCCAACGCGCTGTTGGATTCAGCAAAGATTGATGGGGCCGGGGATCTGAGGATCTTCTTCCAGATTGCCTTGCCGATCATGGTGCCTGCCTTGGCAAGTTTGGGCATTATCACGTTCATTAACAGTTGGAACAACTTCCTCTGGCCCTTAATAGCCATTCGGCAGGAGTTGTCCATGACCCTCCCCATTGGTATGGCGAACATGCTTACCGGGGTATCGGCAGGGTCAGCGCCGCCCTACGGGCCGGCAATGGCTGCCTCGACGTTGGTTTGCATCCCTACCGTTGCAATCTTCCTCGCAGTGCAGAAGTATTATATACGAGGCCTGACAGCAGGTGCTGTCAAGCAATAA
- a CDS encoding sugar ABC transporter permease, with product MRTTMYKRTPYFFILPAYLVFLVFMFGPMIFSLVVSFFNWTGIKSPEFNGLDNLKGIATDSVFWLSVRNTLLYSAVSLFVVVPLSLLLALALDSPHLCGRLVVRAIYFAPIVTSTVAISQTFLMLFNTNFGLINRMLGVPIDWLGSRTLALIPVIVVIIWRWLGLTSIYFLAGLQGIDRELYDAAKVDGATTMQRFFSVTLPQLRPITFFVSMIILIGSMQIFDEPQILTGGGPSNATRSVVQYLYLRGFTQFRFGYASAIGLVLFIAIASFSVVQMRLRKESDL from the coding sequence ATGCGCACGACGATGTACAAGAGGACACCCTATTTCTTTATACTTCCAGCTTATTTGGTGTTCCTGGTCTTCATGTTTGGCCCGATGATATTCTCTTTGGTGGTCAGCTTTTTCAATTGGACCGGGATCAAGAGTCCTGAGTTCAATGGGTTGGATAATCTGAAGGGGATTGCCACCGATTCGGTGTTCTGGCTCTCTGTCAGGAACACCTTGCTCTACAGTGCGGTAAGTCTTTTCGTCGTGGTTCCGCTCTCTCTTCTCCTGGCCCTTGCGCTTGATTCGCCCCACCTCTGTGGACGACTGGTGGTCAGGGCAATCTATTTTGCTCCTATCGTTACTTCTACGGTGGCAATCTCACAGACATTCCTGATGTTGTTCAATACAAATTTTGGCTTGATCAACAGAATGCTTGGTGTTCCCATCGACTGGTTGGGCTCGCGTACGCTTGCCTTGATTCCTGTCATCGTGGTGATCATCTGGCGCTGGTTGGGATTGACCAGTATTTACTTCTTGGCAGGGCTGCAGGGAATTGACCGGGAGCTCTATGATGCAGCGAAGGTTGATGGAGCAACAACCATGCAACGATTTTTCTCGGTAACACTCCCACAGCTCCGTCCGATCACATTCTTTGTCTCCATGATCATTCTCATTGGCTCGATGCAGATCTTCGATGAACCACAGATCCTTACCGGGGGTGGTCCTTCCAATGCAACCAGGTCGGTGGTGCAGTACCTCTACCTGAGAGGGTTTACACAGTTCCGCTTTGGCTATGCATCGGCAATTGGCCTGGTATTGTTTATTGCCATTGCCTCATTCTCTGTAGTGCAGATGAGGTTGAGAAAGGAGAGTGACCTATGA